The Melitaea cinxia chromosome 24, ilMelCinx1.1, whole genome shotgun sequence genome window below encodes:
- the LOC123665570 gene encoding uncharacterized protein LOC123665570, translating into MDVTRRCINCSMRLAHQRWRMVEDATEPMVNILRVWVSPTPVSSNSRICLECFGMLQQVPDGVPAQSPVSGHRNVCFACGISILRARTHLVHPDSPERNVIISWTFPHLVHIIFCVFFLL; encoded by the exons ATGGATGTTACTCGCCGGTGTATCAATTGCTCTATGAGATTGGCGCACCAGCGCTGGCGCATGGTGGAAGATGCAACAGAGCCTATGGTGAATATTCTTCGTGTCTGGGTATCACCAACGCCG GTTTCTTCTAATAGTAGAATATGCTTGGAGTGCTTTGGAATGCTACAACAAGTACCCGATGGTGTACCAGCCCAATCGCCCGTGTCTGGACATAGAAATGTGTGCTTTGCTTGTGGTATATCTATTCTGCGGGCCCGCACTCATCTTGTACATCCAGACAGCCCAGAAAGGAATGTTATAATTAGTTGGACATTTCCTCATTtggtacatattattttttgtgtattttttttactatga